CTTTATGAGGATTTAGTATCAGCTTTAATATCTTATGGATATGATAAAAATTTAGCAGAAAATATATCAAAAAAAGTATCAAATGAAAGTAAAACATTGCAAGAAGCATTAAAAAAAGCATTAACTCTTATAAAAGAGATAGAAAGATGAAAAATATATTTCTCATTGGATTTATGGGAAGTGGAAAATCAACCATAGGAAGATTGCTGGCAGAAAAATTAAATATGAAATTTATAGATATAGATAAAGAGATAGAAAAAAAAGAAGGAAAAAGTATAAAAGATATCTTTAAAGAAAAAGGAGAAAGTTATTTTAGAGAGCTTGAAAGAAAAGAGATAGAACTATTTAGCGAAAAATCCGGATATGTAGTTTCAACCGGTGGAGGACTGGGAGCAAACAAAGATAATATGGAAAAGATGAAAAAAAATGGCATAGTTATATGGCTTGATGTATCTTTGGAAGAAGTTTTAAAAAGATGTGGAAATGATAAAAACAGACCTTTATTACAACTACCTTTTGAAGAACTTAAAAAACTTTATGAAGAAAGAAAAAAAATTTACTCCCTTGCAGATATACATATAAATGTAAATTCAAAGACACCACAGGAGATTTTAAAAGAAATTTATGAAAATTTATAGTGGTATAGATATAGTAGAAAATAAAAGAATAGAAGCAGTTTTTAATAAATATAAAGATAAATTTTTAAAAAAAATCTATACAGAAAGAGAGATTAATTATTGTAAAAATAAAACTACATTTATAGAATGCTTATCTGCAAGATTTGCCTGTAAAGAAGCAGTTATAAAAGCATTTTTTTCTGCTTTTGGAAAAAGATTATCTTTTTTGGATATAGAGATAATAGGAGAAAAAAACAGACCTGCAACCGTAATACTGCACCAACCGATAAATACAGAAAAAACATTTAATATCAATATTTCCATCTCCCATGAAAAAAATTATTCAGTAGCAATAGCTATCATTTATATGCAGTAAATTTACTGCACCAATATGTATTATTCTTTGCTAAAATCTGTTTTTTATAATTGGCATAAAAATTGCCTATATCTTTATTGAATATGTGCGGAGGGTGTGCAATGCAGGTATCAAAATTAGATAGAAATCAAATTATTATGGAATATCTTCCAAAGATAAATTTTATAGTAAAGAGTTTAAAACATCAAAATTTACCACCATCTATAACAGAGGAAGATTTATTTCAAATAGGAGTTTTAGGTTTAATAGATGCTATTAATAAATTTGATGAATCTAAGAATGTAAAATTTAGCAGTTATGCAGAGATAAGAATAAGAGGACAGATTTTAGATGCCCTTAGAAATCTGGATTATCTGCCAAGAACAATAAGAAGAAAAATGAAAAATATTGAAAATGCAATATCTACAATAGAAGCAGAGAAAAAAAGAGAGGCAACCACAGAAGAAATAGCCCAATATCTTGGAATGGATGAAGAAGAATATATAAAATATGCTAAGAATACATTTGATAATATGCTTATATCTTTAGATGCAGATATTGATGAAGATGATGAAGAAAAAGGAAAATTATGGCAGATTATTGCAATATCAGATGATACACCGGATAGATATATTGAAGAAAAAGAGTTAAAGATTATATTATCTGATATAATAAAAAATGAACTTGACGAAAAGGAAAAAATTCTGATATCTTTATATT
This genomic stretch from Venenivibrio stagnispumantis harbors:
- a CDS encoding shikimate kinase produces the protein MKNIFLIGFMGSGKSTIGRLLAEKLNMKFIDIDKEIEKKEGKSIKDIFKEKGESYFRELERKEIELFSEKSGYVVSTGGGLGANKDNMEKMKKNGIVIWLDVSLEEVLKRCGNDKNRPLLQLPFEELKKLYEERKKIYSLADIHINVNSKTPQEILKEIYENL
- the acpS gene encoding holo-ACP synthase → MKIYSGIDIVENKRIEAVFNKYKDKFLKKIYTEREINYCKNKTTFIECLSARFACKEAVIKAFFSAFGKRLSFLDIEIIGEKNRPATVILHQPINTEKTFNINISISHEKNYSVAIAIIYMQ
- a CDS encoding sigma-70 family RNA polymerase sigma factor, which produces MQVSKLDRNQIIMEYLPKINFIVKSLKHQNLPPSITEEDLFQIGVLGLIDAINKFDESKNVKFSSYAEIRIRGQILDALRNLDYLPRTIRRKMKNIENAISTIEAEKKREATTEEIAQYLGMDEEEYIKYAKNTFDNMLISLDADIDEDDEEKGKLWQIIAISDDTPDRYIEEKELKIILSDIIKNELDEKEKILISLYYYEELTMKEIGEVLGISESRVSQIHTKAMLKLRKALERYFEK